One genomic segment of Fervidobacterium pennivorans includes these proteins:
- the cas2 gene encoding CRISPR-associated endonuclease Cas2, which translates to MYVIMVYDVNVKRVNKVLKIGRKYLNWTLRSVLEGLLTEELYENLKEEIMRVINTEEDAVYFYLIDTYNAPHKTIIGATPGEFNFIE; encoded by the coding sequence ATGTATGTGATAATGGTATACGATGTAAACGTGAAAAGGGTTAACAAGGTTTTGAAAATAGGGCGAAAATATTTAAATTGGACTTTAAGGTCCGTGCTTGAGGGGCTTCTTACGGAGGAGTTGTACGAAAACCTGAAAGAAGAAATAATGAGGGTAATAAATACAGAGGAGGACGCTGTTTATTTCTATTTGATTGATACTTACAATGCGCCTCACAAAACTATTATTGGGGCGACACCAGGTGAGTTTAATTTCATTGAATAG
- a CDS encoding TM1812 family CRISPR-associated protein, translating into MVKVLTFLGTSSYQKAIVKFDDFETSQELFPLALLEFLKMKEGKDISAAFFLTEEAMKTYDKYNVERFCSENGIKVQKIKISEDESVTDFVRKAAELIDDGDLVILDVTNSFRSITMTAVVIYMFLRELKNVEMKVLYGKYDRATNMTKCKDMTELIDLADWIYATRLFKEFGYASILANKIKSWNERYYKQGGSSHRKPRKLKSLADAITSVSEAIRLGSIRMIHKSLNKFLGLLKEEGSAVREDVREFIPQFDLLFDAIVDRYEKFFAPGDSAKNEPVLSENELNAERELLKFYYETNDLGMATRLAREYLKNVVLFKEGKFDKLFDVEEREAISVSNDTLAQARNHIAHFGFNKDSLPSPQNIQREIQNLIEKDFESIVSNYTPSKQLKAILSPLGTTPGALYTVLKSIPGDLLVIVTSEQGEKLVPEIIEKAEFKGEYHVILVNDPFKGLDETSKVVQQATERLKDATELVINLTGGTTLLNYMIERIRDNVRYGKKIKTVIAYDERPYDEQRKEPYIVGNILELPK; encoded by the coding sequence ATGGTAAAGGTACTTACGTTCTTGGGAACAAGTTCGTATCAAAAGGCTATAGTTAAGTTTGATGATTTTGAAACATCTCAGGAGTTATTCCCACTTGCTTTGTTGGAATTTTTGAAGATGAAGGAAGGCAAGGATATCTCAGCTGCGTTTTTCTTGACTGAGGAAGCTATGAAAACATACGATAAGTACAATGTTGAACGGTTTTGCAGTGAAAACGGCATCAAAGTCCAGAAGATTAAAATTTCGGAAGATGAAAGCGTAACTGATTTTGTACGAAAGGCTGCGGAGTTGATAGATGATGGAGACCTGGTTATTTTGGATGTCACCAATTCTTTTAGATCAATTACCATGACAGCAGTTGTTATTTATATGTTCTTGCGCGAATTGAAGAATGTTGAAATGAAGGTTCTGTACGGTAAGTATGATAGGGCTACAAACATGACGAAATGTAAGGATATGACCGAATTAATTGATTTAGCCGACTGGATCTATGCTACAAGGCTTTTTAAAGAGTTTGGTTACGCTTCTATCCTGGCTAACAAAATTAAGAGTTGGAATGAAAGATATTACAAGCAAGGTGGCTCTTCACACAGAAAACCCAGAAAGCTAAAGTCCCTTGCTGATGCGATAACGTCTGTATCTGAAGCAATCAGATTAGGTTCAATAAGGATGATTCACAAGTCTTTGAATAAATTCTTGGGTTTACTGAAGGAAGAAGGCTCAGCTGTTCGTGAAGACGTCAGGGAATTCATCCCGCAGTTTGACTTGCTTTTTGATGCAATTGTGGATAGGTATGAAAAGTTTTTTGCACCTGGCGATTCCGCTAAAAATGAGCCTGTGCTTAGCGAAAATGAATTAAATGCCGAAAGAGAGCTGCTTAAATTCTATTATGAAACAAACGATTTAGGTATGGCAACCAGACTGGCAAGGGAATATTTGAAGAACGTTGTGCTTTTCAAAGAGGGAAAATTCGACAAATTGTTCGACGTAGAAGAGCGTGAAGCTATTTCGGTTAGTAATGATACTTTAGCCCAGGCTCGAAACCACATAGCTCATTTTGGATTTAACAAAGATTCGTTGCCAAGCCCTCAGAATATTCAAAGAGAGATTCAAAATTTGATTGAAAAGGATTTCGAATCAATAGTTTCGAATTACACGCCAAGTAAACAGTTGAAAGCTATACTTTCACCACTTGGAACGACACCAGGCGCGCTTTATACAGTTCTGAAATCAATTCCTGGAGATTTACTTGTAATTGTCACATCCGAGCAGGGCGAAAAGCTTGTGCCAGAGATTATTGAAAAAGCAGAATTCAAAGGTGAGTATCACGTGATACTTGTGAATGATCCGTTCAAAGGTTTGGATGAGACCAGCAAAGTTGTTCAGCAAGCAACTGAGAGGTTGAAAGACGCTACAGAGTTAGTGATAAATCTAACTGGTGGCACAACACTTTTGAATTATATGATTGAAAGAATTAGAGACAACGTGAGGTATGGTAAGAAAATTAAAACAGTGATAGCATATGACGAAAGACCTTACGATGAGCAGAGAAAGGAACCTTACATAGTTGGTAACATCTTGGAATTACCGAAATGA
- the csm3 gene encoding type III-A CRISPR-associated RAMP protein Csm3 produces MEVKDFVGKYIVTADIEVKTGLHIGTSKEDLEIGGLDNPVIKDPKGRPYIPGSSLKGKMRVLSEFYHGKVSKDGNVHKCTDPNCPVCGLFGTSVDNKSDNTFARTRLIVRDAYLDEKSLEPLSDFLETKWTELKYENTINRVTSRANPRQQERVPAGAIFKAEFVVDIYDGDGDKFLKNLLLAMKLLEDDYLGGSGSRGYGKIEFKNIKVLKRERDYYLGNKEEEKVGEYSTLKKALEELK; encoded by the coding sequence ATGGAAGTAAAGGATTTCGTTGGTAAATACATTGTTACTGCTGATATTGAAGTTAAAACGGGTTTACACATTGGGACTAGCAAAGAAGATTTGGAAATAGGCGGTCTTGATAACCCAGTTATTAAGGATCCAAAGGGTAGACCATATATTCCTGGTAGCAGCTTGAAAGGAAAAATGAGGGTGCTTAGTGAATTCTACCACGGTAAAGTCAGTAAAGATGGAAATGTTCACAAATGTACGGATCCTAATTGCCCAGTCTGTGGATTATTTGGAACATCTGTTGACAACAAGTCCGATAACACATTCGCCAGAACAAGACTAATCGTTAGGGATGCATACTTAGATGAAAAAAGCCTTGAACCACTTTCTGATTTCCTTGAAACAAAATGGACGGAACTCAAATACGAAAACACAATAAACAGGGTAACTTCAAGAGCAAATCCAAGGCAACAAGAACGTGTACCAGCTGGAGCGATATTCAAAGCAGAATTCGTAGTTGATATTTACGATGGAGATGGGGATAAATTTCTGAAAAACTTATTGTTAGCTATGAAATTGCTCGAAGACGACTATCTTGGCGGTAGCGGTTCGAGAGGATATGGAAAGATTGAATTTAAAAACATAAAAGTTTTAAAGAGAGAAAGGGATTATTACCTTGGTAATAAAGAGGAGGAAAAAGTCGGAGAATATTCAACACTGAAAAAAGCGCTTGAAGAACTTAAATAA
- the cas6 gene encoding CRISPR-associated endoribonuclease Cas6 has product MYINFTFDKLELPTEYNHILQAFVLNLIDDEEYRKFLHDKGYTFGKRLYKLFSFSRLLGRFQIDSQTKTIKFFDHVVLIISTADERLIEFVVDRVGRFENLRLGRNFVVPAKIEIFELPETDHIVVSTKSPITVYSTVDKDGKKYTLYHSPHDEIFSKLLEENLKRKFHAAFGKEFQGQLRIKNIAPNPKRVVVGYKERKLDAWITVLELEGDYEILKLAYDAGLGSKNSAGFGCIELVGRDII; this is encoded by the coding sequence GTGTACATTAACTTTACATTTGACAAGTTGGAACTTCCAACAGAATACAATCACATTTTGCAAGCATTTGTTCTGAACTTAATTGATGATGAAGAATACAGAAAATTCTTACATGACAAAGGATACACCTTTGGTAAGCGTTTGTATAAACTATTCTCGTTTTCCAGACTTCTTGGAAGATTTCAAATAGATAGTCAAACCAAAACAATAAAGTTCTTTGACCATGTTGTCCTTATCATATCGACGGCAGACGAAAGACTAATAGAATTCGTTGTCGACAGAGTTGGCAGATTCGAAAACCTTAGATTGGGTAGGAATTTTGTCGTGCCAGCAAAGATTGAGATATTTGAACTTCCAGAAACTGACCACATCGTAGTTTCAACAAAATCTCCAATTACGGTTTATTCGACAGTAGACAAAGATGGAAAGAAATACACACTTTATCACTCACCACACGATGAAATCTTTTCAAAACTGTTAGAGGAGAACCTCAAAAGAAAATTTCACGCGGCATTTGGTAAAGAATTTCAGGGACAACTGAGAATAAAAAACATTGCCCCAAATCCGAAGAGGGTGGTTGTGGGGTACAAAGAAAGGAAATTAGATGCTTGGATAACAGTGCTTGAGCTGGAAGGGGACTATGAAATCCTTAAATTAGCATACGATGCAGGGCTTGGTTCTAAAAATTCCGCAGGTTTTGGTTGTATAGAGCTTGTGGGTAGAGATATTATCTGA
- the cas2 gene encoding CRISPR-associated endonuclease Cas2, giving the protein MSKRYLLVYDVNEKRVAKVHKLLLRFLVWKQNSTFEGYLPRGALKELIRRVSKYIRKEDDDGLVIYSLPKGTKLKVEIIGKDKANSLTNFIE; this is encoded by the coding sequence ATGAGCAAAAGATACTTATTAGTGTACGATGTAAACGAGAAACGTGTTGCAAAGGTTCACAAATTACTACTTAGATTCCTTGTTTGGAAACAGAACTCAACGTTTGAGGGATATCTACCAAGAGGAGCTCTAAAAGAACTAATTAGAAGAGTATCGAAGTATATCCGCAAAGAAGACGACGACGGATTGGTAATATACTCCCTACCCAAGGGAACAAAGTTGAAAGTGGAAATAATAGGAAAAGACAAGGCTAACAGTTTAACAAATTTCATTGAATAA
- the csm5 gene encoding type III-A CRISPR-associated RAMP protein Csm5, translating into MNKNSTFSKRMIIEPISPVFIGSGEKVGKFETLVDGGKTYILNFDKLMENDEFVESFVEKMDEILNPSTKDGALKEIFDKLKINIGDYSHTSFPTIKDKNGKPKTLQISRFVHTAGRFYIPGSSIKGAIRTALIKANEAFAEPFENALNTPNVSKSEVNKIEDNVFGSAQLSPFKALIISDSSFIDKNYIKFKKVEVIHLERPKQGIPQFFEVWLHDLRNTGSNKVESRITFKADVLSKLLQNGARKEAVDYLMQVFGSEKNFVDTMKEAARILIEMEKQKISASNYQQKNELLNFYNTLSKINKETENGFVLRIGGHSGFYSKTAYRGFLKRDQVKVLKILFGYKKVKENNFPVTTRIVRLSESPKDILPVGWIKVKLLD; encoded by the coding sequence ATGAACAAAAATTCAACATTTTCAAAGCGAATGATAATTGAACCTATTTCTCCTGTCTTTATTGGTTCAGGAGAAAAAGTGGGAAAATTTGAAACTTTGGTGGATGGCGGTAAGACCTATATTCTCAACTTTGATAAGCTCATGGAAAATGATGAGTTTGTAGAGTCCTTTGTTGAAAAAATGGATGAAATATTAAACCCATCAACAAAAGATGGTGCTTTGAAAGAAATATTTGATAAATTAAAAATTAATATCGGGGATTACAGTCACACATCATTCCCGACAATAAAAGACAAAAATGGAAAACCAAAGACTCTTCAAATTAGCAGATTCGTCCACACCGCTGGTAGATTTTACATCCCTGGCAGTTCCATCAAAGGTGCAATAAGAACGGCGCTAATAAAGGCTAATGAAGCATTTGCAGAACCTTTTGAAAATGCACTAAATACACCTAACGTATCAAAATCAGAAGTTAATAAAATTGAAGACAATGTCTTTGGAAGTGCGCAACTATCACCATTCAAAGCACTGATAATCTCAGATAGCTCGTTTATTGACAAAAATTACATAAAATTCAAAAAAGTTGAAGTAATCCATTTGGAAAGACCCAAGCAAGGTATTCCACAGTTTTTTGAAGTATGGTTGCATGACCTGAGAAACACTGGTTCAAACAAAGTCGAAAGCAGGATAACTTTCAAAGCAGACGTATTGAGCAAACTACTACAGAACGGTGCAAGGAAGGAAGCTGTTGATTATTTAATGCAAGTGTTTGGAAGCGAAAAAAATTTCGTCGATACTATGAAAGAAGCAGCGCGAATATTAATAGAGATGGAAAAGCAAAAGATTAGTGCTTCTAACTATCAGCAGAAAAATGAGCTATTGAATTTCTATAACACACTCTCTAAAATCAACAAAGAAACAGAGAACGGATTCGTTCTAAGAATTGGTGGGCACAGTGGATTTTATTCAAAAACAGCTTACAGAGGATTTTTGAAACGTGATCAAGTAAAGGTTTTGAAAATTCTATTTGGCTACAAAAAAGTGAAGGAAAATAACTTTCCAGTAACCACGCGAATTGTGAGATTATCGGAGTCTCCAAAAGATATATTACCAGTTGGATGGATAAAAGTAAAACTTCTTGATTAG
- the csm4 gene encoding type III-A CRISPR-associated RAMP protein Csm4 encodes MDYRVKIRFKGPLHIGFIDGVGEVSEGMVHADTLFSALVCAYSKLFGSEKTAELIENISDNTEETELLISSAFYYVGDKYFLPRPKGENFNLEKISQPKKLKKIKFVDEEIVTKNIAVEEKDIHGQFLSKSEVQFSNGFEGPVEIFERPRAGINRINSKSNLYYFSEVHFAPNCGLWFYLRVGKELKEEILASLKLLADEGLGGDRTYGFGNFEYKIEEVQLPVVGDKYLLLSPYIPSKNDYTNESKEIAKEISDAYELKYRTGYIFGTDQKAKRVVMFTEGSVFKKPVRGKILDITPDGFEKTYGYRVYRYGKAFLLPFKGGNNV; translated from the coding sequence ATGGACTATCGGGTTAAGATAAGATTTAAAGGTCCATTACACATAGGTTTTATCGACGGTGTAGGTGAAGTCTCTGAGGGGATGGTCCACGCAGATACCTTATTTAGCGCTTTAGTTTGCGCTTATTCAAAACTTTTTGGCTCTGAGAAAACTGCAGAGCTAATTGAGAATATCTCAGACAATACAGAAGAAACGGAACTACTCATCTCTTCAGCATTCTATTATGTAGGTGATAAATACTTTTTACCAAGACCGAAGGGTGAAAATTTTAACTTAGAAAAAATATCTCAGCCTAAAAAACTCAAGAAGATAAAATTTGTCGACGAAGAAATCGTTACCAAGAACATAGCTGTTGAAGAGAAAGATATTCATGGACAATTTCTTAGCAAAAGCGAAGTGCAATTCTCAAATGGTTTCGAAGGACCGGTTGAAATCTTCGAGCGTCCGAGGGCGGGTATAAACCGCATCAATTCGAAATCAAACCTTTATTACTTTTCAGAGGTACACTTTGCTCCGAACTGCGGTCTGTGGTTCTATCTAAGAGTTGGAAAGGAATTAAAGGAAGAAATACTTGCTTCTCTGAAATTGTTAGCTGACGAAGGTCTTGGCGGAGATAGAACCTATGGATTTGGAAATTTTGAATACAAAATAGAAGAAGTACAACTACCAGTGGTCGGAGACAAGTATTTGCTATTATCTCCTTACATTCCCTCAAAGAACGATTATACAAACGAATCCAAAGAAATTGCTAAGGAAATCTCTGATGCATACGAACTGAAATACAGAACAGGCTACATCTTTGGAACTGACCAAAAGGCGAAAAGGGTAGTTATGTTCACAGAAGGTTCTGTTTTTAAAAAGCCGGTAAGAGGCAAGATTTTAGACATAACTCCCGATGGATTTGAAAAAACGTATGGGTATAGGGTTTACAGATATGGTAAAGCTTTCTTACTCCCGTTCAAAGGGGGCAATAATGTATGA
- the cas1b gene encoding type I-B CRISPR-associated endonuclease Cas1b, whose product MQTVYIFKDAYLRKKSSALYIEPKSETEKPVYVPLKNVSCLMVFSEVELNKKTLELFSNSQVPVFFYNYNGEYVGCFYPVETNKTGEMLILQFQHYQDLEKRIVIAREILLGVADNMMSLIKRYVDKYSQIQENISKIESLKKTYYRQETIAALMAIEGNIRKIYYEALGKIFESKGFKFEERTMRPPADEINALISFGNTLLYNVVLSEIFKTSLEPSISFLHEPNKRKFSLQLDISEIFKPILVDRVILNMVNKSMIKKEDFRQVEGGVYLNENGKKKFIKEFENGLEETFDYGNGQKMSYKTAIRYECYKLIRHLREEEAYTAFRW is encoded by the coding sequence ATGCAAACAGTTTACATTTTTAAAGATGCATATCTTAGAAAAAAGAGTTCTGCTTTGTACATAGAACCAAAATCTGAAACGGAAAAGCCAGTATACGTTCCTTTAAAAAATGTTTCATGTCTTATGGTTTTTTCGGAAGTTGAGCTTAATAAGAAAACGCTTGAACTATTTTCGAATTCTCAAGTGCCAGTGTTTTTCTACAATTACAACGGCGAATATGTTGGATGTTTTTATCCCGTCGAAACTAACAAAACTGGAGAAATGTTGATACTGCAATTCCAACACTATCAAGACTTGGAAAAGCGTATTGTTATAGCTCGTGAAATACTGCTTGGAGTAGCAGATAACATGATGTCTTTGATTAAACGTTATGTGGATAAATATTCACAGATTCAAGAGAATATATCAAAAATTGAGTCTTTGAAAAAAACGTATTATCGCCAAGAAACTATTGCTGCATTAATGGCAATAGAAGGAAACATAAGAAAGATTTACTACGAGGCGTTAGGAAAGATATTTGAGAGTAAGGGCTTCAAGTTTGAGGAACGAACTATGAGACCTCCAGCAGATGAAATCAATGCACTTATTAGCTTTGGCAATACGCTTTTGTATAACGTAGTTCTGTCAGAAATCTTTAAGACTTCCTTGGAACCATCTATCAGTTTTCTACACGAACCAAACAAAAGAAAGTTTTCTTTACAACTTGATATCTCTGAAATATTTAAACCCATTCTTGTTGACAGAGTTATTCTGAATATGGTTAACAAGTCAATGATAAAAAAGGAAGACTTCCGGCAAGTTGAAGGGGGTGTATATTTAAACGAAAACGGTAAAAAGAAGTTCATAAAGGAATTTGAGAACGGACTTGAGGAAACATTTGATTACGGCAATGGACAAAAAATGTCTTACAAAACGGCGATAAGATATGAATGCTACAAACTAATTAGACACTTACGAGAGGAAGAGGCTTACACTGCTTTCCGATGGTAA
- the cas10 gene encoding type III-A CRISPR-associated protein Cas10/Csm1, translating to MPVNGQGNKKWKDVLYLASLFHDIGKFRQRGKMSEELRSAIKKEYNYEIKTASSGLAHQFVGAYIYKNSKLPYREDVSTIISKHHDNLQNLVSEYEILAKIVSIADRISSNERTDYSAPEDEKIKYMKSIISRVSLANRQKEDYYRPLSRFSLAESVKQPGEFTGTPEEHYEKLWKEFEPLLKDSDLENLWKENPEGVYERLYYLLKEYTSTVPSAFYYSEPDISLFSHASSTAAIAVALYAQLGDKLFEKQNDRFVYASSELSRIEDLVRRLQNNQNVPASDDPELFGVIKGDISGIQDFIYKTSIKNGLKKLRARSFFIAYLAEIIAKYIVRKEGLYNSNILYCGGGHFYLLVPASTIDRLGEYQNEIDKKIYNAFGLDLSVLLGGIKINFSRLLNFDVHDELARLLEQKKNKKFATVVDLEMFLPEDFSGPRCPYCGRRMDQVGSDEYECEFCESFVEVGYNLANSKYLTIEPIPEITRKPRDVFDVFRSFGFELKFDNEPNKLAYAIEKSHEGTYDPMSAMYPIKMASYVSRKYIGKDDKPIVADLETIADESKGVKRWAILRGDVDNLGSIFKSLSGTFGQNVKSAPISYVATLSSELEMFFSVVLERFVREEYENCNVIYSGGDDFMILGPWNELPLLADTIRKKFFEFSKNDELSISMAIAIAPSKKYPVYKLGTIAGELLDEKAKSYKRNGKEKAALYFLRGCMGWEEFDKAKELKDKLQELIEKYDVTKNLLHVLDVFANRPKERLKIWRLYYYVGRLMERKDAETKKAIKDFFDSILVNYNQLYPKLDIVVRWVHDETRKVEREEEEQEEISLANH from the coding sequence ATGCCTGTGAATGGACAAGGGAATAAGAAATGGAAAGATGTACTTTATTTAGCAAGTCTGTTTCACGATATAGGTAAATTCAGACAAAGAGGGAAGATGAGCGAAGAGTTGAGATCGGCAATTAAGAAAGAATATAACTACGAAATCAAGACTGCAAGCTCAGGGCTGGCCCACCAATTTGTTGGCGCCTACATATACAAGAATTCTAAGTTGCCATACCGCGAAGATGTTTCAACGATAATAAGCAAACACCATGATAATCTCCAGAATCTTGTAAGTGAATACGAAATTCTGGCAAAGATAGTCTCAATAGCCGACAGAATTTCTTCAAATGAACGTACCGACTACAGCGCTCCTGAAGATGAAAAAATAAAATACATGAAGTCGATTATTTCCAGAGTATCTTTAGCTAACCGACAAAAAGAAGATTACTACAGACCTCTCTCACGATTCTCATTAGCAGAGTCCGTAAAGCAGCCAGGAGAATTCACAGGAACTCCTGAAGAACACTACGAAAAACTTTGGAAAGAATTTGAACCTCTTCTAAAAGATAGTGATTTAGAGAATCTTTGGAAAGAAAATCCAGAAGGAGTTTACGAAAGGCTTTATTACTTACTCAAAGAATACACCTCAACAGTTCCGTCTGCATTTTACTACAGCGAACCAGATATATCACTCTTCTCACATGCCTCTTCAACTGCCGCAATCGCCGTTGCTTTGTACGCACAACTTGGGGATAAACTTTTCGAAAAGCAAAACGACCGATTTGTTTATGCTTCCAGTGAGCTTTCTCGAATTGAAGATTTAGTGAGGAGACTTCAGAACAATCAGAATGTTCCAGCAAGCGACGACCCAGAACTTTTCGGAGTCATCAAAGGCGATATCTCCGGTATACAAGACTTCATCTACAAAACATCAATCAAAAACGGGCTTAAAAAACTGCGTGCACGTTCGTTCTTCATAGCTTATCTTGCCGAAATTATAGCAAAGTACATTGTGAGAAAAGAAGGGCTTTACAATTCCAACATCCTTTATTGTGGTGGTGGACATTTCTATCTGCTCGTCCCGGCAAGCACTATTGATAGGCTTGGTGAATACCAGAACGAAATTGATAAAAAGATTTACAATGCGTTCGGTCTGGACCTCTCTGTCTTACTTGGTGGTATCAAAATCAACTTCTCTAGGCTTCTAAACTTCGATGTTCATGATGAATTAGCAAGATTATTAGAACAGAAGAAAAACAAAAAATTCGCAACGGTTGTCGATTTGGAGATGTTCTTGCCCGAAGATTTCTCAGGTCCAAGATGTCCATATTGTGGTAGAAGGATGGATCAGGTTGGCTCTGATGAATATGAATGTGAATTTTGCGAATCGTTTGTAGAAGTTGGATATAATTTGGCAAACAGTAAGTATCTCACTATCGAACCAATTCCAGAAATTACCCGAAAGCCAAGAGATGTTTTTGACGTTTTCAGAAGCTTTGGCTTTGAATTAAAATTTGACAATGAACCTAACAAGCTTGCTTACGCAATAGAAAAAAGCCATGAAGGAACATATGACCCAATGTCTGCGATGTATCCTATAAAAATGGCAAGCTATGTCTCAAGAAAATACATTGGAAAAGATGATAAACCAATTGTAGCCGACCTTGAAACGATAGCAGATGAATCAAAGGGAGTAAAACGATGGGCAATATTACGAGGTGACGTTGACAATCTTGGAAGCATATTCAAATCTTTATCGGGAACCTTTGGGCAAAATGTTAAGAGTGCTCCAATTTCATACGTTGCCACATTATCTTCTGAATTAGAAATGTTCTTCAGCGTGGTGTTAGAGAGGTTTGTTAGGGAAGAATACGAAAACTGTAATGTTATTTACTCTGGTGGCGACGACTTTATGATTTTAGGCCCTTGGAATGAACTCCCTCTGCTTGCTGACACTATACGCAAGAAATTTTTCGAGTTCTCAAAGAATGACGAACTTTCCATTTCAATGGCAATAGCTATAGCTCCAAGCAAGAAATATCCAGTATACAAACTTGGGACAATTGCAGGGGAATTACTTGATGAGAAGGCGAAATCTTACAAGCGCAATGGCAAAGAAAAAGCTGCATTGTATTTCTTAAGGGGGTGTATGGGCTGGGAAGAGTTTGATAAAGCCAAGGAGCTCAAAGACAAACTACAAGAACTCATTGAAAAATATGATGTTACCAAGAACTTATTACACGTATTAGACGTATTCGCAAACAGACCAAAAGAACGACTCAAAATCTGGAGATTGTATTACTACGTTGGAAGACTCATGGAACGAAAAGACGCAGAAACAAAAAAGGCTATTAAGGACTTTTTCGATTCAATACTTGTCAACTACAACCAGCTTTATCCAAAACTGGACATAGTTGTAAGATGGGTGCACGACGAAACAAGAAAAGTTGAACGCGAAGAGGAAGAACAAGAAGAGATTTCTTTGGCTAATCATTAA
- the csm2 gene encoding type III-A CRISPR-associated protein Csm2 yields the protein MVSSFVQGNAGAGTNVAAEFEKVKELIANLQEDYNTLHEKARNIASNIQINSTKLRKFYNHVKKIEVSGLEEADVEKILKRELNKFLAVLLYDVGREERNQEQLKKLAEGMKKVVDVVKQKNGVEIKKAYNLFTDFFEALVAYHRYYEAINNSKSR from the coding sequence ATGGTTAGTAGTTTTGTGCAGGGAAATGCTGGAGCAGGTACAAATGTCGCAGCTGAGTTTGAAAAAGTTAAAGAACTGATTGCTAATCTTCAAGAAGATTACAACACATTGCACGAAAAGGCAAGGAATATAGCTTCTAATATCCAGATTAATTCTACGAAACTTAGAAAATTCTACAACCATGTCAAAAAAATTGAAGTCTCGGGTTTAGAAGAAGCCGATGTTGAAAAGATTTTAAAAAGAGAACTGAACAAATTCTTGGCAGTTTTGCTATACGATGTTGGTAGGGAAGAACGAAATCAGGAACAGCTCAAAAAACTTGCTGAAGGAATGAAAAAAGTGGTTGATGTCGTCAAACAGAAAAATGGCGTGGAGATAAAAAAAGCGTATAATCTTTTCACGGACTTCTTTGAAGCACTTGTTGCTTATCACAGGTATTATGAAGCCATAAACAATTCTAAAAGCCGATAA